A DNA window from Aphelocoma coerulescens isolate FSJ_1873_10779 chromosome 7, UR_Acoe_1.0, whole genome shotgun sequence contains the following coding sequences:
- the WDSUB1 gene encoding WD repeat, SAM and U-box domain-containing protein 1 isoform X4, giving the protein MASCGQDNQIKLWLILFADFLGVELKYKCTLNGHSAPVLACAFSCDGQMIVSGSVDKCVIIYETSTGNTLHTLSQHTRYVTTCAFAPHSPLLATGSMDKTVHIWQLDFMQPCTGDTIENESKVAVEDWSEDDVSAWLCAQDLADFVGLFKMNNIDGKELLNLTKESLANELKIESLGQRSKVLQKIEELRMTMISVSVPVPDEFLCPITRELMNDPVIATDGYSYEREAMENWISNRRSSPMTNLPLHSLMLTPNRTLKMAISRWLETQQK; this is encoded by the exons ATGGCTTCTTGTGGACAAGATAATCAGATCAAACTCTGGCTTATTTTGTTTGCAGATTTCTTAG gtGTTGAGTTAAAATATAAATGCACATTGAATGGGCACTCTGCCCCAGTTCTGGCTTGTGCATTTTCCTGTGATGGACAGATGATAGTCTCAGG GTCTGTGGACAAGTGTGTCATAATCTATGAAACT AGTACTGGCAATACCCTTCATACTTTGTCTCAGCATACCAG atACGTTACAACTTGTGCTTTTGCACCACATAGTCCCTTACTTGCCACAGGTTCAATGGATAAAACTGTGCACATATGGCAGCTTGACTTTATGCAACCCTGCACAG GAGATACTATAGAAAATGAATCAAAGGTGGCTGTTGAGGACTGGTCAGAGGATGATGTTTCAGCCTGGCTCTGTGCACAGGATTTAGCAGACTTTGTTGGCCTTTTCAAAATGAATAATATTGACGGCAAGGAACTACTGAATCTTACTAAGGAAAGTCTTGCTAATGAATTAAAAATTG agtCTCTAGGCCAGCGCAGTAAAGTTCTCCAGAAAATTGAAGAACTGAGGATGACAATGATCTCAGTTTCTGTTCCTGTTCCTGATGAGTTCCTATGTCCTATAACAAGAGAGCTTATGAACGATCCTGTCATTGCCACAG ATGGCTATTCCTATGAAAGGGAAGCAATGGAAAACTGGATCAGCAATAGACGATCTAGTCCCATGACGAATCTTCCTCTCCACTCTCTTATGCTCACACCAAACAGGACACTAAAAATGGCCATTAGTCGCTGGCTAGAGACTCAGCAGAAGTAG